The Pyrenophora tritici-repentis strain M4 chromosome 3, whole genome shotgun sequence genome has a window encoding:
- a CDS encoding Atrophin-1 multi-domain protein has product MGGAAAGGAGAEAGAGAGNAAAGGAEAGAGDAAMGGAAAGKGKGKNNGAAAGGAGAGAGNATAGGAEAGAGDAAMGGAAAGKGKGKNNGAAAGGAGAGAGNAAAGGAEAGAGDAAMGGAAAGKGKGKDNGAAAGGAGAGAGDAANAAGKGAGKGKNNGAAAGGAEAGAGGADAGAGGADAGAANAAGKEAGKGKNNGAAAGGAEAGAEAGAGGADAAGGAANAAGKGAGKGKNNGAAAGAGAEAGAAAGGDAGGAADAGAPNAAGKGAGKGKNNGAGAGAGAGAEGGAAAGGAAGGDAGGAADSGAANSGAAAAGGAQGGMGKGGAANADAGAENAGSAAAGHA; this is encoded by the coding sequence ATGGGCGGAGCCGCTGCTGGCGGAGCTGGAGCCGAAGCTGGGGCTGGAGCCGGAAATGCCGCTGCTGGTGGAGCTGAAGCTGGAGCCGGAGATGCTGCCATGGGCGGAGCTGCTGCAggcaagggcaagggcaaAAACAACGGAGCCGCTGCTGGTGGAGCTGGAGCTGGAGCCGGAAATGCCACTGCTGGTGGAGCTGAAGCTGGAGCCGGAGATGCTGCCATGGGCGGAGCTGCTGCAggcaagggcaagggcaaAAACAACGGAGCCGCTGCTGGTGGAGCTGGAGCTGGAGCCGGAAATGCCGCTGCTGGTGGAGCTGAAGCTGGAGCCGGAGATGCTGCCATGGGCGGAGCTGCTGCAggcaagggcaagggcaaAGACAACGGAGCAGCTGCTGGTGGAGCTGGAGCTGGAGCTGGAGATGCTGCTAACGCAGCTGGCAAAGGAGCTGGCAAGGGCAAAAACAATGGAGCTGCTGCTGGCGGTGCCGAAGCTGGAGCTGGCGGTGCCGACGCTGGTGCTGGCGGTGCCGACGCTGGTGCTGCTAATGCAGCTGGCAAAGAAGCTGGCAAGGGCAAAAACAACGGAGCTGCTGCTGGTGGTGCCGAAGCTGGAGCCGAAGCTGGAGCTGGCGGTGCCGACGCTGCTGGAGGCGCTGCTAATGCAGCTGGCAAAGGGGCTGGAAAGGGCAAGAACAACGGGGCTGCTGCTGGTGCCGGTGCCGAAGCTGGCGCCGCCGCTGGGGGAGATGCTGGAGGCGCTGCCGACGCTGGCGCTCCTAATGCAGCTGGCAAGGGAGCTGGTAAGGGCAAGAACAATGGAGCTGGAGCTGGAGCCGGTGCTGGTGCAGAAGGTGGTGCCGCCGCTGGAGGCGCTGCTGGAGGAGATGCTGGAGGCGCTGCTGACTCTGGTGCAGCTAACAGTGGAGCTGCAGCAGCCGGTGGTGCACAAGGTGGAATGGGAAAGGGTGGAGCCGCGAATGCAGATGCTGGAGCTGAGAATGCCGGCTCTGCCGCCGCTGGACACGCATAG